From the Nocardiopsis changdeensis genome, one window contains:
- the rhaI gene encoding L-rhamnose isomerase: MATPSSDRRAGALEVLRRQHIELPSWAFGNSGTRFKVFAQQGVPRDPWEKLADAAQVHRLTGVAPTVALHIPWDRVDDYAALAEHARGLGISIGAINSNVFQDDDYMLGSVTNPDPAVRRKAVDHLLECVDIMDATGSRDLKLWFSDGTNYPGQDDLRARQDRLAQALSEVYGRLGPDQRMLLEYKLFEPAFYATDVPDWGTAYAHCLELGDRAVVCVDTGHHAAHTNIEFIVAFLLRAGKLGAFDFNSRFYADDDLMVGSADPFQLFRIMYEVVRGGGLDADTQVAFMLDQCHNIEPKIAGQIRSVMNVQEATAKALLVDADALADAQREGDVLAANAVLMDAYNTDVRPLLADLRAEQGLDPDPMAAHARSGYTERVVAERKGGTQAGWGA; encoded by the coding sequence GTGGCCACACCCTCCTCCGACCGTCGCGCGGGCGCCCTGGAGGTCCTGCGGCGCCAGCACATCGAGCTCCCCTCCTGGGCGTTCGGCAACTCCGGCACCCGCTTCAAGGTCTTCGCGCAGCAGGGCGTCCCCCGCGACCCGTGGGAGAAGCTCGCCGACGCCGCCCAGGTCCACCGCCTCACCGGCGTCGCCCCCACCGTCGCCCTGCACATCCCCTGGGACCGGGTCGACGACTACGCCGCCCTGGCCGAGCACGCCCGCGGGCTGGGCATCTCCATCGGAGCCATCAACTCCAACGTGTTCCAGGACGACGACTACATGCTCGGCAGCGTCACCAACCCCGACCCCGCCGTGCGCCGCAAGGCGGTCGACCACCTCCTGGAGTGCGTCGACATCATGGACGCCACCGGCTCGCGCGACCTCAAGCTGTGGTTCTCCGACGGCACCAACTACCCCGGCCAGGACGACCTGCGCGCCCGCCAGGACCGCCTCGCCCAGGCCCTGTCCGAGGTCTACGGCCGGCTCGGCCCCGACCAGCGCATGCTGCTGGAGTACAAGCTCTTCGAGCCCGCCTTCTACGCCACCGACGTCCCGGACTGGGGCACCGCCTACGCCCACTGCCTGGAACTGGGCGACCGCGCCGTCGTGTGCGTGGACACCGGCCACCACGCCGCCCACACCAACATCGAGTTCATCGTCGCCTTCCTGCTCCGCGCGGGGAAGCTCGGCGCCTTCGACTTCAACTCGCGCTTCTACGCCGACGACGACCTCATGGTCGGCTCCGCCGACCCCTTCCAGCTCTTCCGCATCATGTACGAGGTCGTCCGCGGCGGCGGGCTGGACGCCGACACGCAGGTCGCGTTCATGCTCGACCAGTGCCACAACATCGAGCCCAAGATCGCCGGCCAGATCCGCTCGGTCATGAACGTGCAGGAGGCCACCGCCAAGGCCCTGCTCGTGGACGCCGACGCCCTGGCCGACGCCCAGCGCGAGGGCGACGTCCTGGCCGCCAACGCCGTCCTCATGGACGCCTACAACACCGACGTGCGCCCGCTGCTGGCCGACCTCCGCGCCGAGCAGGGCCTGGACCCCGACCCCATGGCCGCGCACGCCCGCTCCGGCTACACGGAGCGCGTCGTCGCCGAGCGCAAGGGCGGCACCCAGGCCGGGTGGGGCGCGTGA